In one Modestobacter sp. L9-4 genomic region, the following are encoded:
- the hemG gene encoding protoporphyrinogen oxidase, which produces MRLVVVGAGLTGLTAAFEWRRSHPDGEVVVLEAGDRIGGKLDRVDLAGLAYDTGPEAMLARVPEAVQLVEQLGLAHELVAPATTQASIVLPDGRHPLPAGTLQGVPTTADGLAGVLTPAGIDRVRAEVDLLPLHLDGDVSVGGLLRERLGDEVVDRLVEPLLGGVYAGRPDDLSLAATMPALAAQLPTATTVLGAAIAARDAGARSRGDVDGPVFVTVRGGIGSLPAALVQASGADVRLRTRVTALRRTAVGFELDVADGGTLTAYAVLLATPAGPTADLLADLVPDAVEPLRGIPYASMAVVAMAFPGQPVAAGSGLLVPPVTGRLVKGVTVSSSKWPHLSGDGLLRVRSSVGRFGDDAALRRTDDDLTAAVVADVADLLDLERPEPVQTRLVRWVDGLPQYLVGHPQRVAAIRSAVAAVPGLAVAGAAYGGVGVPSCIRDARAAVQALAA; this is translated from the coding sequence ATGCGCCTCGTCGTGGTGGGCGCCGGCCTCACCGGGCTCACCGCCGCCTTCGAGTGGCGCCGCAGCCACCCGGACGGCGAGGTCGTCGTCCTGGAGGCCGGCGACCGGATCGGCGGCAAGCTGGACCGCGTCGACCTGGCCGGCCTGGCCTACGACACCGGCCCGGAGGCGATGCTGGCCCGGGTGCCCGAGGCCGTGCAGCTGGTCGAGCAGCTGGGCCTGGCACACGAGCTGGTCGCGCCGGCCACCACGCAGGCCTCGATCGTGCTGCCCGACGGGCGCCACCCGCTGCCCGCCGGCACCCTGCAGGGCGTGCCGACGACGGCCGACGGGCTGGCCGGGGTGCTCACCCCCGCCGGCATCGACCGGGTGCGCGCCGAGGTCGACCTGCTCCCGCTGCACCTGGACGGCGACGTCTCCGTCGGCGGGCTGCTGCGCGAACGGCTCGGCGACGAGGTGGTCGACCGGCTGGTCGAGCCGCTGCTCGGCGGGGTCTACGCCGGCCGGCCCGACGACCTGTCCCTCGCCGCCACCATGCCTGCGCTGGCGGCCCAGCTGCCCACGGCCACCACGGTGCTGGGTGCGGCCATCGCCGCCCGGGACGCCGGCGCCCGCAGCCGCGGCGACGTCGACGGCCCGGTCTTCGTCACCGTGCGCGGCGGCATCGGCTCGCTGCCCGCAGCGCTGGTGCAGGCCTCAGGGGCCGACGTGCGGCTGCGCACCCGGGTCACCGCGCTGCGCCGCACCGCGGTCGGCTTCGAGCTCGACGTCGCCGACGGCGGCACGCTCACCGCGTACGCCGTCCTGTTGGCCACTCCGGCCGGCCCGACTGCCGACCTGCTCGCCGACCTGGTGCCGGACGCCGTCGAGCCGCTGCGCGGGATCCCGTACGCCTCGATGGCCGTGGTCGCGATGGCCTTCCCCGGCCAGCCGGTCGCCGCCGGGTCCGGGCTGCTCGTGCCACCGGTGACCGGCCGGCTGGTGAAGGGCGTGACCGTCTCGTCGTCGAAGTGGCCGCACCTGTCCGGCGACGGCCTGCTGCGGGTGCGCTCCTCGGTCGGCCGCTTCGGTGACGACGCCGCCCTGCGGCGCACCGACGACGACCTCACCGCCGCCGTGGTCGCCGACGTGGCCGACCTGCTGGACCTCGAGCGACCGGAGCCGGTGCAGACCCGGCTGGTGCGCTGGGTCGACGGCCTGCCGCAGTACCTGGTCGGGCACCCGCAGCGGGTCGCCGCCATCCGCTCCGCGGTCGCCGCCGTCCCGGGGCTCGCCGTCGCCGGCGCCGCCTACGGCGGGGTCGGCGTCCCGTCCTGCATCCGCGACGCGCGCGCCGCCGTGCAGGCCCTGGCCGCGTAG
- the hemQ gene encoding hydrogen peroxide-dependent heme synthase, which translates to MSEQTEERSIGKRANELNARIRYTMWSVFKMARPLADEQRPAAAEEVGALFGELAGKDVVIRGVYDVAGLRADADVMIWWHAEAPEALQEAYGRFRRTELGRRLDPVWSQMALHRPAEFNRSHIPAFLAEEEPRRFVCVYPFVRSYEWYLLPDEERRDMLKEHGMQARPYPDVRANTVASFGLGDYEWMLAFEADELYRIVDLMRDLRASRARRHVREEVPFYTGTRKEISELVADLP; encoded by the coding sequence ATGAGCGAGCAGACCGAAGAGCGCAGCATCGGCAAGCGGGCCAACGAGCTGAACGCCCGGATCCGCTACACGATGTGGTCGGTCTTCAAGATGGCGCGCCCCCTCGCCGACGAGCAGCGCCCGGCCGCCGCCGAGGAGGTCGGTGCCCTGTTCGGCGAGCTGGCCGGCAAGGACGTCGTCATCCGCGGGGTCTACGACGTCGCCGGGCTGCGCGCTGACGCCGACGTCATGATCTGGTGGCACGCCGAGGCGCCCGAGGCGCTGCAGGAGGCCTACGGCCGCTTCCGCCGCACCGAGCTCGGCCGCCGGCTGGACCCGGTGTGGTCGCAGATGGCCCTGCACCGCCCGGCCGAGTTCAACCGCAGCCACATCCCGGCCTTCCTGGCCGAGGAGGAGCCGCGCCGCTTCGTCTGCGTCTACCCGTTCGTGCGCTCCTACGAGTGGTACCTGCTGCCCGACGAGGAGCGGCGGGACATGCTCAAGGAGCACGGCATGCAGGCCCGGCCCTACCCCGACGTGCGCGCGAACACGGTCGCCTCGTTCGGCCTGGGCGACTATGAGTGGATGCTCGCCTTCGAGGCCGACGAGCTGTACCGCATCGTCGACCTGATGCGCGACCTGCGGGCCAGCCGGGCCCGCCGGCACGTGCGCGAGGAGGTGCCGTTCTACACCGGCACCCGCAAGGAGATCAGCGAGCTGGTCGCCGACCTCCCCTGA
- the msrB gene encoding peptide-methionine (R)-S-oxide reductase MsrB — MTTSAHQPQVVKSDEQWRAELSPEEYAVLRQAGTERPYTGEYVDTKTVGTYSCRACGAELFRSETKFDSHCGWPSFYEPSASDNVVLRDDTQYGMLRTEVLCGSCHSHLGHVFADAPQTPTGDRYCINSVSIRLSEA; from the coding sequence ATGACCACTTCCGCCCACCAGCCCCAGGTCGTGAAGAGCGACGAGCAGTGGCGCGCCGAGCTGTCGCCGGAGGAGTACGCCGTCCTCCGGCAGGCCGGCACCGAGCGCCCCTACACCGGTGAGTACGTCGACACGAAGACCGTCGGCACGTACTCGTGCCGGGCGTGCGGTGCCGAGCTGTTCCGCTCGGAGACCAAGTTCGACTCCCACTGCGGCTGGCCCTCGTTCTACGAGCCCTCGGCGTCGGACAACGTCGTCCTCCGCGACGACACCCAGTACGGGATGCTGCGCACCGAGGTCCTCTGCGGCAGCTGCCACAGCCACCTCGGCCACGTCTTCGCCGACGCCCCGCAGACCCCGACCGGCGACCGCTACTGCATCAACTCGGTGAGCATCAGGCTCTCCGAGGCCTGA
- a CDS encoding LysR family transcriptional regulator, whose product MAVELRHLRCLVAVVDAGTFTDAAIALGLSQAAVSRTLAALETELGVRLLHRTARQTTPTAAGARVLPRARRLLEDADALVADATGGASRLRIGHAWSAMGRHTRDFQRRWAAAHPAVELHLVRTNSPTAGLAEGACDLAVLRTAPDARRFDSVLVGLERRLCAVAADDPWARRRSLTMAEIAGRTLLVDRRTGTTTPQMWPEGARPAVEHTNDVDDWLTAIATGRCVGVTAEGTAAQYRRPEVVYRPIRDAEPIAVRLAWERSDPHPAAPAAVALLTELYGRG is encoded by the coding sequence ATGGCCGTCGAGCTGCGTCACCTGCGCTGCCTGGTCGCCGTCGTCGACGCCGGCACGTTCACCGACGCGGCGATCGCACTGGGCCTGTCGCAGGCGGCGGTGTCGCGCACGCTGGCCGCCCTGGAGACCGAGCTCGGCGTGCGGCTGCTGCACCGCACGGCCCGGCAGACGACGCCCACGGCGGCCGGGGCCCGGGTGCTGCCGCGGGCCCGGCGGCTGCTGGAGGACGCCGACGCACTGGTGGCCGACGCCACCGGGGGCGCCTCCCGGCTGCGCATCGGGCACGCCTGGTCGGCGATGGGCCGGCACACCCGGGACTTCCAGCGCCGGTGGGCCGCCGCGCACCCGGCGGTCGAGCTGCACCTGGTGCGCACCAACTCCCCCACCGCCGGCCTGGCCGAGGGCGCCTGCGACCTGGCCGTGCTGCGCACCGCACCCGACGCCCGGCGCTTCGACAGCGTCCTGGTCGGCCTGGAGCGGCGGCTGTGCGCGGTCGCCGCCGACGACCCGTGGGCACGGCGGCGGTCGCTGACGATGGCCGAGATCGCCGGGCGCACCCTGCTCGTCGACCGCCGTACCGGCACCACGACCCCGCAGATGTGGCCGGAGGGCGCCCGCCCGGCGGTCGAGCACACCAACGACGTCGACGACTGGCTGACCGCGATCGCCACCGGGCGCTGCGTCGGCGTGACCGCCGAGGGCACCGCGGCCCAGTACCGCCGTCCCGAGGTGGTCTACCGGCCGATCCGGGACGCCGAGCCCATCGCCGTCCGGCTGGCCTGGGAGCGCAGCGACCCGCACCCCGCGGCACCGGCCGCGGTCGCCCTGCTGACCGAGCTGTACGGCCGCGGCTGA
- the hemE gene encoding uroporphyrinogen decarboxylase — protein sequence MTAAGPAADSDLVRAARGLPVSRTPVWFMRQAGRSLPEYRALRQGTAMLQACQDPDLVTEITMQPVRRHGVDAAILFSDIVLPLVVAGVDIEIKAGVGPVIASPIRSVADVDALPPLEPDRLDFLSTAVRRLVAELGATPLIGFAGAPFTLATYLIEGGPSKEHARTKAFMYAEPEAWHRLLDHLAISAAVFLRAQVDAGASAVQLFDSWAGVLSAADYAERVLPHSRAVFDGLGDRDVPRTHFGVGTGELLPLIGDAGADMVGVDWRVPLDEAARRVGPGYSLQGNLDPAVLLSDRETIDREVRRIVEQGRAARGHVFNLGHGVLPETDPGALTHVVDLVHELTTA from the coding sequence GTGACAGCTGCAGGACCGGCCGCCGACTCCGACCTCGTGCGCGCCGCCCGCGGTCTGCCCGTCTCGCGCACCCCGGTCTGGTTCATGCGCCAGGCCGGCCGCTCGCTGCCGGAGTACCGCGCGCTCCGCCAGGGGACGGCGATGCTGCAGGCCTGCCAAGACCCCGACCTGGTCACCGAGATCACCATGCAGCCGGTCCGCCGGCACGGGGTGGACGCGGCGATCCTCTTCTCCGACATCGTGCTGCCCCTGGTGGTCGCCGGCGTCGACATCGAGATCAAGGCCGGCGTCGGGCCGGTGATCGCCAGCCCGATCCGCAGCGTCGCCGACGTCGACGCGCTGCCCCCGCTGGAGCCCGACCGGCTGGACTTCCTGTCCACCGCGGTGCGCCGGCTGGTCGCCGAGCTGGGCGCGACGCCGCTGATCGGCTTCGCCGGGGCGCCGTTCACCCTGGCGACCTACCTCATCGAGGGCGGCCCCTCCAAGGAGCACGCCCGCACCAAGGCCTTCATGTACGCCGAGCCCGAGGCCTGGCACCGGCTGCTGGACCACCTGGCCATCTCGGCCGCGGTGTTCCTGCGCGCCCAGGTCGACGCCGGCGCCAGCGCCGTCCAGCTGTTCGACTCCTGGGCCGGGGTGCTCTCGGCCGCCGACTACGCCGAGCGGGTGCTGCCGCACTCGCGCGCGGTGTTCGACGGGCTCGGCGACCGCGACGTCCCGCGCACCCACTTCGGGGTGGGCACCGGCGAGCTGCTGCCGCTGATCGGCGACGCCGGCGCGGACATGGTCGGCGTCGACTGGCGGGTGCCGCTGGATGAGGCCGCCCGCCGGGTGGGCCCGGGCTACTCGCTGCAGGGCAACCTCGACCCGGCGGTCCTGCTGTCGGACCGGGAGACCATCGACCGCGAGGTGCGCCGCATCGTCGAGCAGGGCAGGGCGGCCCGCGGGCACGTGTTCAACCTCGGTCACGGCGTCCTCCCCGAGACCGACCCCGGCGCGCTGACCCACGTCGTGGACCTGGTGCACGAGCTCACCACCGCCTGA
- a CDS encoding GNAT family N-acetyltransferase yields the protein MEIRRYVESDWAQLWPVMAEVARAQETYAYEPDMTAEQGHAAWVAPEPWETFVAVDGDRLLGSARTGPNRPGPGSHVATASFLVAADARGQGVGTALCRYVLDRARERGYAGMQFNAVVETNRGAVVVYERLGFGIVGTVPGAYEHATAGRVGLHVMYCPL from the coding sequence GTGGAGATCAGGCGGTACGTGGAGTCCGACTGGGCGCAGCTGTGGCCGGTCATGGCCGAGGTCGCGCGGGCGCAGGAGACCTACGCCTACGAGCCGGACATGACCGCCGAGCAGGGCCACGCGGCGTGGGTGGCGCCCGAGCCGTGGGAGACGTTCGTCGCCGTCGACGGTGACCGGCTGCTCGGCAGCGCGCGGACCGGCCCGAACCGGCCCGGCCCGGGGTCGCACGTGGCCACGGCCAGCTTCCTGGTCGCCGCCGACGCCCGCGGGCAGGGCGTCGGGACGGCGCTGTGCCGGTACGTGCTCGACCGGGCGCGGGAGCGCGGGTACGCCGGCATGCAGTTCAACGCCGTCGTGGAGACGAACCGGGGTGCCGTCGTCGTCTACGAGCGGCTCGGCTTCGGCATCGTCGGCACGGTACCGGGCGCCTATGAGCACGCGACGGCGGGCCGGGTCGGCCTGCACGTCATGTACTGCCCGCTGTGA
- a CDS encoding cold-shock protein: MPEGTVKWFNAEKGFGFATPDGGGPDVFVHYSAIQTSGYRSLDEGQRISFDIEQGQKGPQAANVNPV, encoded by the coding sequence ATGCCCGAAGGAACAGTGAAGTGGTTCAACGCCGAGAAGGGGTTCGGCTTCGCCACCCCTGATGGTGGCGGCCCGGACGTCTTCGTCCACTACTCGGCCATCCAGACCAGCGGTTACCGCTCGCTCGACGAGGGCCAGCGCATCTCGTTCGACATCGAGCAGGGCCAGAAGGGCCCGCAGGCCGCGAACGTCAACCCGGTCTGA